A region of the Apium graveolens cultivar Ventura chromosome 6, ASM990537v1, whole genome shotgun sequence genome:
CAAAATAGTTGCTCCCTCTGTTTTACTGGATTTTTTACATATTTGACATGTATTTTAAGACTACTATAAAATATTGTtctataattaattttttttttttatataaaaagtttaaacattatatttttattaagaaaaaataattaaaaattatttaaaaaatcatattttacggaaattttaaaatatgtGCACATCCCCGTACTAGAAGATAAACACCCCGGCAGGATTAGGATTGAAGGAGTATTAAATTCCATTTTCACCCCCACTTGCCTAGGATTAGGATTGAAGGAGTATTAAATTGAAGTTCCATTTTCACCCCCACTTGCCTGGCCAAACCAAGACAAACAAGATAGGTTATCTTATTCAGAATTGAGCAAAAAAGTCAAACGGTCAAATCATTCTTTTTGTAAAACAATGCAGCGGCAAGGGTACTTTGGTTATTGTACATTATTGAAACAAAAACAGGAAAGGAGAAGGACCCAAAGAAAGAGAGCTGGAATCACATGGGAGTTGTTTGGCTAATGGGGCCTTTTGTTTCTCTCTCCTCCTCTCAACAATAATGAAAACTTTTCTATTTTCTCTCTCTAACCCCATctcataaaaattcagaaaattaaaaaaagACAAAATTTTTGGCTAAAAGATTCAATTTTTCTAGCTCTCATCCGGAGAAAGGCTTCATGGCCGACGATAAGGTACCATCTTTTTCACATTTCACAAGAAATTTTTTGTAGTTCTTGATCTTGTTTATTGGTATGCTTTTGTTTTGGTACCTTCTTGTATGTAATCTTGATATGTAAAGATATGGGCTTTTCTTGAATAGGTGTTCAATTTTAGATCTTTTAAGCATGACCCATCATTTGAATCTTGATATTTTGGTTTGTATGTTATTGTTAGTTGTTTGTTGAACAATTGAATAAATTAGCTTAAATTAGGTTTTTATGAGATTTGTGTTTACTGAAATTATGTGACTTTGAGCTTGTTGTAGTCTTTTACAAGTAATATGGACTTCATCCAGGTTGATACTAGTAGATCTGTGAAAGATATTGGGTATGAGTTTCTTACATGATGCTAGTAGATTTGTCCAGTTGTGGTTTAAGATTGGTACTTTGTGTTGTTTTCTCTCTCCTAGGTCTTACCCACCAACCATGTAAACAGTTTTTGCTAAATTTTGGTGTATTTCAAGAATTTAACACATCCGCTTCTAGTGTTTTTTGAACGGGGGTCTTTACGGAAGCAACCTCTCTAGATTCTACATCTTAAGAGTACGTGTGAGGCCACCTTACATTTTACCCCTACCCCCTCTAAAATCTGAATGGGATATACTTGATCTGTTTGGTCTGATTTGGTATGGTTTAACACAGCTCATATCTGTCTTGTTTGGTGATCAATTCTTTTTAGTTGCCTTTCAGTGTCTTGTGGTGTTAAATCtgagttttatttatttttgtaactAAAATTTGAAATCTTTCATGAGTTTGTTTCAACCTTTCATGTATgaattatctttaaaattgttttgactTTTTTCTTACTTTTTTAGGATATATCTGCTCCTGTAGTTAATGGAAATAATGAAGTTACAGGTCATATAATATCCACAACCATTGGAGGCAAAAATGGTGAACCAAAACAGGTATATTATAACGTGTTAAACATTCCAGCTGTACTGTAAAATGATTTTTCTAATGCAAAGAAGTGTAATCTGTAGTTGGTTTATCATCTACAATCAACATGCTTCCTAAGTTGGCCCATACAAGGCGATAGCTTTTATATTTTATATTGAGATTTGAGCCCACCATTACTTCGTTGTGATGTTTCAAAATGGCATGTGATCTAAGTATTACTTAATTAAAATATGTAAAAGCTTTTAATATCATATGAACTGAGTTTTTCCGCCGAAGCGATTGTATATTGTTAAAATTCACGTTATTTTGGTGCTTCATGTAGACTGTCAGTTACATGGCAGAGCGTGTAGTGGGAACCGGATCGTTTGGAGTCGTATTCCAGGTATGCAAGTTATACTGATTGTAATTATCTTTTGATAGTGGTGATGTTTGAATTTGCTATGTTTGTCCTCTGTCTAGGCAAAATGCATAGAAACTGGAGAAACAGTGGCTATAAAGAAGGTCCTACAGGACAGGAGATACAAGAATCGTGAATTGCAGTTGATGCGCTCGATGAATCATCCGAATGTAGTTGGTCTTAAACACTGTTTCTTTTCAACTACCAGCAATGACGAGCTATTTCTTAATTTAGTAATGGAATACGTGCCTGAGACCATGTATAGAGTATTGAAGCACTACAGCAATGCAAACCAGCAAATGCCACTGATATATGTAAAACTTTACACATACCAGGTGTGCTTTGTGCTTCTCCTAATGTATTAATCATTTTCCCCACTCTATGTACACACCTTTACTGATGTATACTTTTAACAGATTTTTAGGGGGTTGGCATATATGCATGCTGTTCCTGGAGTGTGTCATAGGGACTTGAAGCCACAAAATGTTCTTGTATGTATATctctgatttatgagttggatcaAGGCCTGCAATTATTCTCTTAATATTGATGTTGAATTTTCTGCAGGTTGATCCTCTCACTCACCAGGTCAAAATCTGTGATTTCGGAAGTGCAAAAATGCTGGTATGTCATACTTGCTATTCGTTTTAGTAGCCAAAAATTAGTAGATGACTAGCTGTATCTAACCAAGCATGTTAAAGTATTATCATTGCTCAATCATGTGTGCAAATAACCATGTTTAAGACCTATATAATTAATTCCTTGTTGCCTGCATTTTTCTATCTGAGTGTCTCggttaattaaaatattttactGATGAATTGATAATATTCAATGATAAACAAACAAATTACATGTAAATATTAGGAGTTAAGACAGGGGTGCTCCTCTAATAGTTTGTGTTAACGACCTTAATTCTTGTAGGTATGTCTGTTAAATAATACAAGCGCAGTTCGACTATACGAACCAGAAGTTGTGATAGTACGAGTTGAATTTATGTGAACGTGTATAAAATATTTGTCCTGTTGGTATGTGCTTCTTCTTTGTATCTATAGGTACTCTAAAAGGAATCAAGTTAACTTGTTTAAAGCAATCATGTCACATGTTAAGGTATCCATGAGCTGTTTGAGTAGGATACACCAGTGTAATCTGCTGTTCTGTTTTTGCATCATATGTTTGCTCATGATATACGTCAGCTATAGGTGCTCAAAGTGATATGCAATATTGCAAccattttttttaataaattgacCATTATGTACATTCAGGTGAAGGGTGAAGCAAATATTTCATACATATGTTCAAGGTTCTATCGCGCCCCAGAACTTATTTTTGGTGCAACAGAGTATACAACTTCAATTGACATATGGTCAGCTGGTTGTGTTTTGGCTGAGCTGCTATTAGGCCAGGTAGGCACTTCTTTTATAGTTATCTTCATTTTTCCGCCGTCTCATTTTTGTAGTACattttgtatttttatttaaTACTCTGTATCTTATTCTTATAATTTTAAACTACTTAAGCCACT
Encoded here:
- the LOC141666411 gene encoding shaggy-related protein kinase eta codes for the protein MADDKDISAPVVNGNNEVTGHIISTTIGGKNGEPKQTVSYMAERVVGTGSFGVVFQAKCIETGETVAIKKVLQDRRYKNRELQLMRSMNHPNVVGLKHCFFSTTSNDELFLNLVMEYVPETMYRVLKHYSNANQQMPLIYVKLYTYQIFRGLAYMHAVPGVCHRDLKPQNVLVDPLTHQVKICDFGSAKMLVKGEANISYICSRFYRAPELIFGATEYTTSIDIWSAGCVLAELLLGQPLFPGENAVGQLVEIIKVLGTPTREEIRCMNPNYTDFRFPQIKAHPWHKVFHKRMPPEAIDLASRLLQYSPSLRCSPLEACSHPFFDELREPNARLPNGRPLPPLFDFKQELSGASPELVNRLIPDHIKRQMGLQFLHPSGT